Genomic DNA from Setaria italica strain Yugu1 chromosome V, Setaria_italica_v2.0, whole genome shotgun sequence:
CACAGCAGATGCACCAGCCTGACCTGCCAGTTGACGCTTCCAAGCATAAGCTACAACAGCACCATCTGGGCAAACAAGTGGCATGTGCAAGCCCCATGAATTTCCTCGAGCTTTAAGGGCCCCATTAAGAACTCCAGATTCCTCTAATTGCCTTCCTAACATTAAAAGAAGGAATTATTCACAGACAAAAAAGAATCGCTAAAAGGTAATGCAAGATATTTGGTAGTCTACACTTAAACAACTTGAGCAAGTTCGACAATTCAAATGACTAGCCAGATTAATGATGAAGAAACAGTTAAATTCTATATGAAAGtttcaaaaaggaaaattaATTTCTTAGTACAAACGCATAGAACCTACAAACAGTGCAACGCCTACAATGTCCAACTAAAAGTGAAAGCATGATAAACACAACAAAACTACAACTTATCCATGGACCAAAAGGTGAAAGATGATGCCCTTCAGCATCTTAAGTCAGTTTACTAGGAGAATAATTGCAAAAAGAAAGTAACTGAAGCACATGCCCTTGCCCATGCATTTCAAATCTTGTGGTCAACTAAATTCAATATGGTTGCAGATACCTTTATGAACTCCAAGTATCCTGGGTCACAATAAAGATGGTGTATTGGCCATAACTTAGTAACCCCTGGTTTATCTAGATCGCTGGATTCctatcttaatgaaatgacatgcaGCTTTCCTgcgttgttcgagaaaaaaatctAGATCGCTGGACGATGTTtgatctttttctttgtttttgtttttttcctggCTTTTGATTTTGTAGGGACCATCCTTTATTACTTCTTAATACATGGACGAGCAGCTCTCCTGCCCGTTTGAGAAAAAAAGTCCaggtttttcaaaaaaacactcTTATGACTAGATTGCCTGTATATTTCATTTGCCTTTTATCTAATGACTTCACAGTTTTGTTGACATGTAACGTGTTCCAGAAATGCAAAATAATCCCAACCAAATAGAGTAAGGCCACTCATCTTGGAAAAATATATTTTGCAAAAGGTGCTCTTCCCAACAAGTCCAAACTACAGGCAGACAGTCAACAGGAACATTAAAAgatttttcataaaaaataaCTAAGCTAAAGATGTCTAAGAAATAACCTTCAGAAAACAAAGCAAGCTCCAAAACTAAGAACAACGAACAGAGCAGATCCAGGTTCCAACATAACAGTAGTACTAAAGTCAACATAACTAAACAAACCTAAATAAAATATTAAGTGTGCATAGCTAATGAGCTACTGGCCCGATACCTAAAAACTATAATTTCCTACCAAATCAGCAGAAAGCAGTTCCGGATCACAGCTATCAATTTCCTAAACATCAGATGGACAATATCAACGGTGCTATTTTGAATCTCTCATCAGCAGCAGACGGGTCAGAGTTGTTTTGGGTTAAATTTGATATTTGATGCTTCAGAATGCCTCAATCAGTAAAACAACCAAGTTCCGTGTAGAAAGTTAGAAACCCAGGTAAACTATCCATAACCTCCCGGATCGAGAGGGAAGGAAGAAGGGAGGTATTAGGGCGGGCGGTGATGCTGGGGCATGGTACCTGCCGAGGGCGCGGAGGTCCTGGAAGTGGCGGCGCATGGTGGCCTCCTCCTGGACGACAGCGCGCGCCGTCCTGTCGATGTGCTGGGGCGCGCTGTACgggggcgcgccgccggcgacgaagaGGGCCTCGAGGAGGCGGTCCGCGCCGAGCCGGATGTCCGCGATGAGCCGGCCCGCCCGGCCCAGCCGCTCCATCGCTTGAGCCACCTGCTTCGGCGGCGCGTCCCCGCCCGCCGGATCGTTCGGGTGGGTCAccgtcggcgccaccgccgacgccgacggcgcgaccgcgagcgccgccgcctgcgcttGAGGATGCTGCTGCATCATGATTCTTCCTTCTTGGGGCGCCGAGTCAGTCCTCACTCGCTTGGGGGTGTTGCGACATTTTACTCGCGATGCCAAGCCCATTAGGCTAGGAGGCCGTCATAGGCCCATGGTCTGGTTCCAATTTGTTGCGCACTTTGAGTTTGATTGATTGGTTTGTTGCCAAGATTTTGGCATGCAAAAGTTTTGGCAAATTAAAAGTTAGGCAAAAAAATTATCAATATTTTGGTAAGATAAATAAGATACGTTGCCAAATTTTAGTAACAAACTAAACAATAGAAAAAAATTGGTATAATTACATGGTTCTACTGACAAACTAAACAATAGAATTTTACACCCTTATGATTCaatcaaatcaaataaaaaatatagaataaattttttctcaaaaataaaAGTATAGAATAAATAAAATATGGTATAATTACATGGTTCTACTGACAAGTGGGGTCCGATTACTTATGGATTTTTGACAAATATAGTTCTACAATGTTATTAAAATGCATTCCTTTTTTCATTCAAAGTGTTATCGAAACAATTTGTTTGAAGTACTTGAGGAATAATTTTGTGAGCGAGTTGACTTAGCATCCACCATTTATATTTGGTGGTAAAATAATATCAAATCTCACTTTTTTGCGGAGAAATTAACTCCCAGTCATGTAATTCAGTTTCTTGTTTCTTTTGCGAGAAGAAAAATGCAATTTCGTGTTCCAGCTACTGAAAAAAAGATACAGCAGTGAAGTGTGTTGTGCTACATTATTACACGATGATCAAAGTAACAACGGTACCCACAAAAGAGGTGCTCCTCCCGACCACTGCATGAATTCATGAATTTTCAAATGAACCCCCGCAAAATTGAATTCTACAGTATTCATCAGCATTTCAGCACACTCACTGGCCACTGACCGCAGCTTCCCACAAAAGAGCTGCTCCTCCCGACCTCTCGGTCCCTGGCGTTTCGAACGTTCCAATCCCCCGCCCGGCCGGCCATGCCCCTCCCCGGCGGCAACGGcgagccccctccccttccctcttctCATCCACCGCCGCTCCCCTCGCTCATCAAGCTTGGTCGCGCCATCACCGCTCGCCACGTCGACCGCCTCCTGGCCGTGCTCCTCCGTCGCCGGAggcaccgcctcctcgccgcgctggcCTCCCAGGCGCTCGCCAACGCCGTCGCCCCCACCCCGCGCACgcacctcctcgccgcctccgcgcttCTCGACTCCGAGCGCCCGCACGAAGCGGCCCAGCGCCTCGCTCTCGCCTCATGCATTGCTAGCCGTGGCCGCCGCCTCTGGGACGCGCTGCTCCGACGGGCCTGCGCGGGGCGAGGAGACCCGCGCCACGCGCTGGAGCTGCTCTCCGCTGCCGTCGAGGACCAAGGCGCGGTGCTGTCCCCGTCCACGTACCGCGTGATGGTGGTGGGGCTGTGTGCCCGCGGAGAGGTGGACGGCGCGCTCAGGGTGTTTGACGTAATGACCAGGAGGGGGTGTCAGGTGGACGATCGCATTTGCAGCTCTATCGTTTCTGGGTTCTCCAGAATTGGGAAGGCTGGAGCAGGGCTGGATTTCTACAAGAGAGTGAGGCGTGATTTCAGTGGCTTTGAGCCGGGCCTGGTGACATTGACGTCAGTCGTTCATTCTCTTGGGTTGGAGGGGAGCATCGGTGAGATGGCAGAGCTAATGCGAGAGATGGAGTGTAAGGGCATGGACGCTGATGCTGTGTTTTATGGCAGCATGGTTCATGGATACATGAGTTGTGGGTTCTTGATGGAGGGTCTACGGGGGCATCAATCCATGTTAGATAAGGGAATCACAGCCGATGTAGTTAACTACACTACTGTTATTGATGGACTGTGCAGAGAAGGTTGTGTGGAGAAAGTAATGGGCTTCTTGGATGCAATGGAGCGACGTGATGCTAAGCCAAATTTGATTACTTATACATCACTGGTCGGTGGCTTCTGTAAGAGAGGCAGGTTAGAAGATGCCTTCTCTATTGTGAGGAAACTGGAACGAACTGGCGTGGTGGTGGACGAATATGTATATTCAATTTTGATAGACAGCTTGTGCAAGATGGGAGATTTACCTAGGGCTTTCTCTTTGCTCACAGAGATGGAAAATAAGGGAATCAAGGCTGGCATTGTAACGTATAACGCAATTATAAATGGTTTGTGTAAAGCTGGTGACACTGAAAAGGCTGTTGAAATCTCTGAAGGTGTTGCTGCTGATAACTTCACATATAGTACACTGTTACTTGGTTACATTAGCAGAGATGATGTTACCGGTGTTATGACGATAAAGGGCAGGCTTGAGAATAGTGGTATCTCTATGGATGTTGTCACATGCAATGTTCTCATCAAAGCATTATTTATGGTTAACAAGGTGGATGATGCCTGGAGTTTGTTTCACAAAATGCCTGAGATGGGCTTAAGGCCTAATACTATCACCTACAATACAATGATACATGCTTTGTGTAAAGTTGACAAAATTGACAAGGCACTGGAGCTGTTTGAAGAATATAAGAAAGATTCATCATTCTCCAGTTCAGTGGTTCATGACTGCCTGATTAAAGCACTGTGTAATCAAGGGAAAGTTGAAATGGCTGGCCAAATATTTTATGATCTTGCTCAGAAAAAATTAAGTCCCAGTTTCTGTAACTGCAAGAAGTTGATTCATGCAAACTTCAAAGAACTCGGCGAACACGGTGTGCTGGATTTCATTTGTAAGGTTGGCGAATTAGATGTTGACTTATTTTCATCTGTTTGCAATTATGCTTCTACTTTCTTAAGCAACAGGAATTGTTGTCAAGCAGCAATGGATGCTTACAAGTTACTCAGAATGCAAGCCATTTCTGTAACTAGTAAAACATGCTACAGGCTGCTCCAGAGCTTACATCGAAATGGAAGTGAAGAGGTCATACAACCATTGTTATGTGAGTTCATTAAAATTCATGGTATGTGTGAACCTAGAATGATCAATATGCTGTCTTGTCATCTCAGCAAGAAAAGTGTTAGTGAAGCTATTTGGTTTTCTAATTACATGGACACTGTTAATGTTCCTATCAGTGTTCTGAGAGGAGCTGTCTATACTCTAAAGAAGCAAGGTGAAGTTCTGGATGCGTGTACATTTTTGAAGGAAGCTAAACAAAGTGGGTTTTCAGTAGATCTAGCCATGTATTCCATAGTAGTAGATGGCCTTTGTAAGGGTGGATATCTCGAAAAAGCACTAGACCTTTGTGAAAGCATGAAAAAAGAGGGGCTTCATCCAAACATTGTCATCCATAACTCAGTTCTCAATGGTTTGTGCCAGCAAGGATGTTTTACTGAAGCATTCAGGCTCTTTGACTACTTAGAAAACAGCAAGATGCTTCCAACAATGATCACTTATGCCATCCTTATCGGTGCTTTGTGCAGAGAAGGTTTGTTGGATGATGCAGACCAATTGTTTGATAAAATGTCCACCAAGGGTATCAGACCCACGACCCGTGTTTACAACTTGCTGATAAGTGGTTATTGTAACTTTGGATTAACTGAAAAGGCACTTGAGCTTATGTCTCACTTGGAGGAACTCTTTCTACTCCCAGATTCTTTTACACTAGGTGCAATTATTAGTGGACTTTGCCTGAAAGGTGATACTGAAGCTGCATTATGCTTCTTTAATGAATACCGTTATAAGGACATTGAACCTGATTTTGTTGGTTTTATGAGCCTTGTCAAAGGACTCTATGCAAAAGGAAGGATGGAAGAATCCAGGGGCATCTTGAGGGAAATGTTTCAGTGCAAAGAAGTCGTGGAGTTAATAAACAGTGTTGGAGATAAGATTCAAGCGGAGTCTCTTGTTGATCTCCTATCTTCTGCATGTGATCAAGGGAGGATAGATGAGATTCTTACTATCCTAAATGAAGTGGGACACATGCTTTTATCCTCTTCAGATTCTAGCAGCTACAATGCGCTTGCGCACCTCAAGAAGCTACAAAAAGCTGACGATGCTTATGATTCCATTTCAGATTCAGGACAAGTAAGTCTCGTAGCTTATGATGTTTCTAGGAATAGTTGTCATGAGAACTCTGAGGCGATAGATGGAGACGATAGTTTATCAAAAGCAAGTAATGATACTGATATTGACTACCGAAATTTGCTTGGGAAGTCTTTCAGTGATGATTTCGACTCATATTATACTGCTATTGCTTCGCTTTGCTCGAAAGGGGAGGTTCTTAAGGCCGACAAGGCAGTTGAAGTGATGATTCAGAATTCTGGTTAAATTTGGCCAACTTGTTAAGGAAAATTTTCTGCCCACAGTATCTTCATCTGCAACACATGTAAACTTGTAAGTACAGCATGCTTTTTAGATATAGGATGCTTAGTGATGCAACTTGGGGGTTCACCAAAGTTGGAATTAACCTTTTTTGCATATTAGTCTATCTTGTCTAGCAAAACATCACTGTGCTTTGAGTTCATAGCACAAACTCGTGCACCTTTGTTATAACTGTTTGTCAATTTTTTTATGCCAGAAACAGACACCAAATTGAAACAGAACTCTGACTTTGCACAGGTTCCATCGGTTGAGAGAGTATGCTGGTTGACCCATGGTACCCCATCCATGTGCTTGTGAACATATATGATTGTTCAATATGGTTCAAGATTCGGAAGATCCTTGAGGCTGAGGATATATCTTGTTGGATTCAACCAGTTTGCTACCCTCAGTTTGATCTCTTTTGTCTTTTAGGTATGTTTTCTTCTCGATGAATTAGCActgatttccttttgttttcaatTCTCCCTGCATGGACTGAGCATATAGGGCTctgataaaaaatgttgaacataggaaaagggaaaagagaaagCCCATACAGCAGTAGGATCTGCAGGTAATACCTTCTCTGACTCGTATGCTTTATTACCCTTTTCCCTACTTTACCTTTGCGTATGAAATAGCATATATTTATACAGCTTGGTCAAGCCATTAGTTTAAATGCTTGCATGGGAGCTCTAAAGATTTCTTTTAGGCACAACAACTTGACTGCATGTTCTGCGTGAATGTATCTTTCGATCCTCATATGATGACTGACATTTTTCCTTTATAAACTAACTTTTGGCCATATTTGATTCCAACAAGTGACAAACGTCAAAGTTAACACAGCTGGAGCTAGAAGAACTCTTGAAGAAATAGATGGATGTATACCCTGAGTTCATTGAGTTGGGATTTGGGAGTCAAAACATGGTAAGTCAAATAAGCATATATATGACACCCAATGAATTCATCTTATATATTGACCTATCAATAGATACACATTTTACAATGTGGTTAAATAAAAGCACAATATCAAACATCTGATAAAATCATAGCCATGCTTGCTTATTTGAACAAAATATATCACCAACATCAAATACAATTTCAGCACATAAAGCAACCTCAGTGGTCGTTGTTGAGCCTCCTGCAATTCTTCCTGATCTCACCCTGTGACCCAGTTAGTGGTGAAATGTTGCCCATGTTCACCATAGACTGTGCAAAGTGCTGGAAGAAGAGATTGACATCAGCAGCATATGCCTTCACGAGTGCTGCTGTCTCGGCACTCTTGGTCAACAGAACCTCATCAGAGCTGAGGAGGCCCTTGCCGGCCAGGATGTTCTTGTAATAAAAATTGTCAAATTTGGCTGGGGTGACAAAGTCCAAGGGGAAGAGGTTGTTGTCACCACCAGAGCGGGGGCACCCCTGTCTCAGCTGTGCCGCGTACGATACATCCAGTGTGCTGTCAGCCATGCCATTGCCCGTTTGGTTGTACAGCCTCTGCCGGAAGCTGGTGCACCGAGACATACCTATGGTGTGACCACCTATACATATATGTGGAGTCAAATCCATGTTGTCTAGTGTGAGTCTACGTTAAGTCGGTGAATAACAAAGTACAGGAGAAATTATGAAATAGCATGAAAAGTCACCAGAGAGGGCGACGACATCCACAACGTTGAGGCCTTGGAGCTTGAACTTGGTGATGATGGTGGGGAGCGTGTTGTTGGGGGCTGGGATATCATTGTTGGAGCCCTGGATGCTTGCACCGAGCGAGTCCCTCCTGCCAAGTGGCACGTCCCAGTATGGGCCACCAACCTACAGTTtagagttaaaaaaaaatcatcatgcCAGGAGCACTTCCTTTGCCAAAGGCCAAAGCTATGGATATATAAATATCATGTCTTCCACTTGTGGTTGGACAGAATCATTGATGGTGGTCGTACCAGGACAGTGGAGTCACGGGCTGCGAtggcgaggatgtcggcgcaggagacagTGCCTGGGCAGGCAGCCTCGAGAGCGGCCTTGATCTGGTCGACCACCTCAAACCCCCTGAGGGAGTTCCTGTTGGGGTTAGACCCTTTCTCACTGActatgctgctgctgttgtccaaCAGCACGGATGCATCGCAGCCCTACATGTGGAACAGTATCCGAAAAGATTGATAATTATTAGCCAGATGGAAATAGTTTAGAGATTAGGCACACActacgtagtagtagcggtaGTAGATTCAGCAGGCACATGCATTGAATAAAAGGTGACAAACATTGCACAGAGAGCTTCAATCATTGTGCACTAGAGTTAGGTAAACATCTTCTCATTTGGCTCACAAAAATAAACATCTCACTCAAAAAAGGGAAACAGAGTTAATCAATCATAGTACTGGCTCGATCATGTCACCAAGGCATAAAGTAGTGCTAGCATGGGCGATGTAGGTAGTCTTTCTTATCAGTAGTAAATAAGTTAGCCTAAATACTATAGATTCTTCCATGCTTCCTTTTCCAGTACCTAGGCACATATACAGGACAGAGTTGAAGTTTTACTTTGCCCATTTTTAAGTTATGTTATAACAGCCAAAGTTAGTAAATTAATCCATACGTTAATCTTTGCTTTTCACGTTTGTTAGTCTTATTATACTGTACCCAGCATATAGCTCAAAACTTGAAGTACTAAACTTTTATCGCTAATTTGCTTTAGTGCACTGCAGGAACTATGTTTGGCAAGCATCATAGCTGTGTCATGTAAAGAATACAATAGAAGAGAGGAAGCAGAGTTTACTTTGACAAAGCAGTCATGGAAATGCAGTCTGACCAAGGATGCTGCCATCCTGGTCTCCTTGGCCACAGCCTGTGCCACAATGGACTGTACGATCTCCTTCGCCTTGGGGCATGAATGGTCGTAGAACTGTGGGAACAAGCCGCCCCATGGGTGGCTGCGGACGGCATTGGCAAAGAGGAGGGGAGAAACAAGGCAGAGCAAGACGAGGCAACCCATGGAGTTTGCCATGTAAGTAAGTAACCTCTGCTGCACTACGTTACAAGAGAAGAGAGTGTTCCTACTTGCGtgtttcttcttctcttgtggATGATTAGATGAGGTGGGCATATGGTGGTATATATAGCTGCAGGAAGTGGGTGTAGTGCATGTAAGGAAAGGAGGGTGGTTTGGAACAGGGGACGGTGGGATCAGATGAAGCAGGCAGCTGGGTTGTTAGGGCAATGCGTATAGAATAAGCGAGCTAGCCAGACACTGTAGCAACCGGTACAGTAATTCCATCAAGTTATAAGTGGTCTCTAACGTCCTTAGTTGCTGTTCGGTGTTTCAGTTTTAGCTGAAAGCAACATGGAGATTAAACCTTTTGTCCTAGGCAAGGGTAGGTGGACTGAAAACAACATCTGCCACTTATTAAATGGCAAGCATTCTGCAATTTTCTCGAAGGACTGGAGTAGTGCGTTAAACTAAAATGAAGAGTCTGATTAATTGATGATATGCATTCTGCAACTCAATCTTTTAAACAAAACTACATGTACAGTACAATGATGCAATTTTATTGTGAATTCCGAACAGTGTCCTCTCCCGGATCTGTGAGTGTTCCAGGACTGACTTTAAACTACCACAATATGACAGGTGTAGCTTTACAGTAGATCAAACATTGCTCTAACTTTATCCTAGTTGTATTAACAAGTATTAGTCGTAATGTATTCATCGAACCATATTTAACCTTGGACAACACATGACAATATAGCACAGACTGTGTGAACTCAAGTAACCGAAGTACAGAAAGCTTAGCGGAAAGTGAGGTTTTGCTTCCCAGATAATCCAACTACTTTTGTTATATGTAAGTGTTGTTACAGGTCGGATGGTATTTTTATTAATGAATACCACATGCACGGTTATCCCCAGGAAGGGTTGGTTGGCGATCATCAAACATGGATACGTATCCCTGTCTTTGGGGAC
This window encodes:
- the LOC101777590 gene encoding peroxidase 72, encoding MANSMGCLVLLCLVSPLLFANAVRSHPWGGLFPQFYDHSCPKAKEIVQSIVAQAVAKETRMAASLVRLHFHDCFVKGCDASVLLDNSSSIVSEKGSNPNRNSLRGFEVVDQIKAALEAACPGTVSCADILAIAARDSTVLVGGPYWDVPLGRRDSLGASIQGSNNDIPAPNNTLPTIITKFKLQGLNVVDVVALSGGHTIGMSRCTSFRQRLYNQTGNGMADSTLDVSYAAQLRQGCPRSGGDNNLFPLDFVTPAKFDNFYYKNILAGKGLLSSDEVLLTKSAETAALVKAYAADVNLFFQHFAQSMVNMGNISPLTGSQGEIRKNCRRLNNDH
- the LOC101770054 gene encoding pentatricopeptide repeat-containing protein At5g57250, mitochondrial; the protein is MPLPGGNGEPPPLPSSHPPPLPSLIKLGRAITARHVDRLLAVLLRRRRHRLLAALASQALANAVAPTPRTHLLAASALLDSERPHEAAQRLALASCIASRGRRLWDALLRRACAGRGDPRHALELLSAAVEDQGAVLSPSTYRVMVVGLCARGEVDGALRVFDVMTRRGCQVDDRICSSIVSGFSRIGKAGAGLDFYKRVRRDFSGFEPGLVTLTSVVHSLGLEGSIGEMAELMREMECKGMDADAVFYGSMVHGYMSCGFLMEGLRGHQSMLDKGITADVVNYTTVIDGLCREGCVEKVMGFLDAMERRDAKPNLITYTSLVGGFCKRGRLEDAFSIVRKLERTGVVVDEYVYSILIDSLCKMGDLPRAFSLLTEMENKGIKAGIVTYNAIINGLCKAGDTEKAVEISEGVAADNFTYSTLLLGYISRDDVTGVMTIKGRLENSGISMDVVTCNVLIKALFMVNKVDDAWSLFHKMPEMGLRPNTITYNTMIHALCKVDKIDKALELFEEYKKDSSFSSSVVHDCLIKALCNQGKVEMAGQIFYDLAQKKLSPSFCNCKKLIHANFKELGEHGVLDFICKVGELDVDLFSSVCNYASTFLSNRNCCQAAMDAYKLLRMQAISVTSKTCYRLLQSLHRNGSEEVIQPLLCEFIKIHGMCEPRMINMLSCHLSKKSVSEAIWFSNYMDTVNVPISVLRGAVYTLKKQGEVLDACTFLKEAKQSGFSVDLAMYSIVVDGLCKGGYLEKALDLCESMKKEGLHPNIVIHNSVLNGLCQQGCFTEAFRLFDYLENSKMLPTMITYAILIGALCREGLLDDADQLFDKMSTKGIRPTTRVYNLLISGYCNFGLTEKALELMSHLEELFLLPDSFTLGAIISGLCLKGDTEAALCFFNEYRYKDIEPDFVGFMSLVKGLYAKGRMEESRGILREMFQCKEVVELINSVGDKIQAESLVDLLSSACDQGRIDEILTILNEVGHMLLSSSDSSSYNALAHLKKLQKADDAYDSISDSGQVSLVAYDVSRNSCHENSEAIDGDDSLSKASNDTDIDYRNLLGKSFSDDFDSYYTAIASLCSKGEVLKADKAVEVMIQNSG